Proteins encoded by one window of Arachis hypogaea cultivar Tifrunner chromosome 1, arahy.Tifrunner.gnm2.J5K5, whole genome shotgun sequence:
- the LOC112701192 gene encoding uncharacterized protein: protein MVYSSYHYTPKYYSTLQDSITTLCKSILPFSFKKRSLPPTEHNLSKLQSDNLKWQQNSFHQVLNLMALHSEGILAQSEVTAFRTNLLDTLIASPPQQEHPLILRDKLLFLQELLYAKCISEEEYHSSKRPLLQRLAVQGAHIEATDVIAARPKEKEDPKETTSEEEWSVIDLRDDKDKDSSVSSKNKSARKHIKGAASVFGFGSSHKHGKNGMEKSVFELPSHPSKGSSILMEESGPPEKLKRKPFVTLFQREPKEEHGGGEAHQIAGKSVKKQWGFEGFKKWKRSELDDENEREACQHLGEGPDTKLIKKKLHADGSPSDFFIDKVLGDKIKKELSRIQTELSTTNPNLRFTNDQIEAISTKIPVDKAELKNYFPKSWCDRYGDVVLDVVKKEFKEHVGEMENMRNIAREKHSSNSNRWTTFGNDENMHPNSVRSSYINPFSQGYSQTKWN, encoded by the exons atggtgTACTCTTCATATCACTACACACCCAAGTACTACTCTACACTTCAAGACTCCATCACCACACTCTGTAAATCCATTCTTCCTTTCAGCTTCAAGAAACGCTCTCTCCCGCCAACCGAACACAACCTCTCCAAGCTTCAATCTGATAACCTCAAATGGCAGCAGAACTCCTTCCATCAGGTTCTCAACCTCATGGCCCTTCACTCCGAAGGAATTCTCGCTCAATCTGAGGTCACTGCTTTCAGAACTAACTTGCTTGACACCCTCATTGCTTCTCCCCCTCAACAAGAACACCCACTTATTTTGAGAGACAAGTTGCTCTTTCTACAG GAGCTGCTTTATGCCAAATGCATTTCTGAAGAAGAATACCATTCTTCAAAGAGGCCTTTGCTGCAGAGATTGGCGGTTCAAGGTGCTCATATTGAAGCTACAGATGTCATTGCGGCAAGGCCTAAGGAGAAGGAGGACCCCAAAGAGACGACTTCAGAAGAAGAGTGGTCGGTCATTGACTTAAGAGATGACAAGGACAAAGACAGCTCCGTGAGTTCCAAGAATAAATCAGCTAGGAAGCACATTAAAGGAGCAGCCTCTGTTTTCGGGTTTGGATCTTCTCACAAACATGGCAAGAATGGCATGGAGAAAAGCGTCTTTGAATTACCCTCCCATCCATCCAAGGGTAGTTCAATTCTCATGGAGGAAAGTGGGCCTCCAGAGAAGTTGAAGAGAAAGCCCTTTGTTACTTTGTTCCAAAGGGAGCCAAAAGAGGAACATGGTGGTGGTGAAGCACATCAGATAGCAGGGAAATCAGTGAAGAAGCAATGGGGGTTTGAGGGGTTTAAGAAATGGAAGAGAAGTGAGTTAGATGATGAGAATGAGAGAGAGGCTTGTCAACATCTTGGGGAGGGACCAGACACCAAGTTGATCAAGAAGAAGTTGCATGCTGATGGTTCACCATCTGATTTCTTCATAGACAAG GTTTTGGGAGACAAGATCAAGAAGGAGCTCTCTAGAATCCAGACAGAACTCAGCACCACAAACCCAAATCTTAGATTCAC GAATGATCAGATTGAAGCAATCTCTACCAAAATACCAGTGGACAAGGCTGAGTTAAAAAATTACTTTCCCAA ATCATGGTGTGACCGATACGGCGATGTCGTGCTGGATGTGGTGAAGAAAGAATTCAAGGAACATGTGGGAGAAATGGAGAACATGCGCAACATTGCGAGAGAGAAACACAGCAGCAACTCAAATCGGTGGACAACGTTTGGCAATGACGAAAACATGCATCCGAATTCAGTTCGCAGCAGTTACATCAATCCATTTTCTCAGGGTTACTCTCAGACCAAGTGGAACTAA